In Nostoc sp. GT001, a genomic segment contains:
- a CDS encoding SDR family oxidoreductase produces the protein MASLTGKVAIITGASRGIGRAIALKLAGNGASIAVNYAGNAGKAQEVVAEIEKLGVEAIAIQADISKIPDIQRLFEQTLERFGKLDILVNNAGIAFYKPITQVTEEDFDAIFAINVKGTYFTCQQAAQHMAEGGRIINFSSSTTMMMLPTYSAYVGTKGAVEQITRVLAKELGAKAIAVNVISPGPTDTELFREGKTQEQIDRLAQMAAFGKLGDVQEIADVVAFLASDEARWITGQNIRVNGGIA, from the coding sequence ATGGCATCTTTGACAGGGAAGGTTGCAATTATCACTGGTGCATCGCGGGGAATTGGACGAGCGATCGCACTAAAATTAGCTGGTAACGGTGCATCTATTGCCGTTAACTATGCGGGGAATGCAGGCAAAGCACAAGAAGTTGTTGCAGAAATTGAAAAGTTGGGAGTAGAAGCGATCGCTATCCAAGCTGATATTAGCAAAATACCCGACATCCAACGGTTATTTGAGCAAACACTTGAACGTTTTGGTAAACTTGACATTTTGGTCAATAATGCCGGAATCGCCTTCTATAAACCAATTACTCAGGTGACAGAAGAAGATTTCGACGCGATTTTTGCCATTAACGTCAAAGGTACTTATTTTACTTGCCAGCAAGCGGCGCAACACATGGCAGAAGGGGGACGGATTATCAACTTTTCCTCATCAACTACAATGATGATGCTGCCAACTTATAGTGCTTATGTAGGAACCAAGGGTGCTGTGGAACAAATCACGCGGGTACTAGCTAAAGAATTGGGTGCAAAAGCGATCGCAGTTAATGTTATTTCTCCTGGCCCCACCGATACAGAACTATTCCGAGAAGGCAAAACACAAGAACAGATAGATCGTTTAGCCCAAATGGCTGCTTTTGGCAAACTGGGAGATGTGCAAGAAATCGCCGATGTAGTAGCCTTTCTCGCTAGCGACGAAGCTAGGTGGATCACTGGGCAAAACATCCGTGTCAACGGTGGAATCGCGTGA
- a CDS encoding alkene reductase: MNSNINLFTPVQLGPYTLPNRIVMAPMTRLRAIASIPNSLMATYYAQRASAGLIVTECTMVSPLSLGYINCPGIYLEEQVAGWRLITNAVHEQGGRIFLQLWHSGRVSHSALLDGELPVAPSAIAGIGSLHTPIGKVSLETPRALETPEITEIVEQFRKGAENALAAGFDGIELHGAFGYLIDQFLQDGSNQRTDEYGGSIEKRSRFLLEVVEAVASVWGANRVGIKLSPSNTFYGMHDSNPQETFGYAINALNPFGLAYLHLMEPNEVDLATREVMNPVTPYFRQIFQGTLITNGGYDRQTGDSILTSSNADLVSFGKLYLANPDLPKRLELNVHFNAPDPKTFYAPDATGYTDYPFLELQTT, encoded by the coding sequence ATGAATTCTAATATCAATCTTTTCACACCAGTTCAGCTTGGCCCTTACACCCTACCAAACCGAATCGTAATGGCGCCGATGACGCGTTTGCGGGCAATTGCAAGCATCCCCAACTCGCTAATGGCAACTTACTACGCCCAACGCGCTAGTGCTGGGCTGATCGTTACTGAATGTACAATGGTTTCACCTCTAAGTTTAGGATACATTAACTGCCCAGGAATTTATTTAGAAGAACAAGTGGCAGGATGGCGGTTGATAACTAATGCAGTACACGAACAAGGGGGCAGAATTTTTTTGCAACTTTGGCATTCTGGGAGAGTTTCTCACTCGGCTTTACTTGATGGAGAATTGCCAGTTGCTCCCAGTGCGATCGCTGGAATTGGTTCTCTTCACACACCCATAGGTAAAGTATCGTTGGAAACTCCCCGTGCTTTAGAAACTCCAGAAATTACTGAAATTGTCGAGCAATTCCGCAAAGGTGCCGAAAATGCCTTGGCGGCTGGTTTTGATGGGATTGAACTTCACGGTGCATTTGGCTATTTAATCGATCAATTTCTCCAAGATGGCTCTAACCAGCGCACAGATGAGTATGGCGGTTCAATAGAAAAGCGTAGCCGATTCCTTTTAGAAGTTGTGGAAGCAGTCGCTAGCGTTTGGGGTGCGAACCGGGTTGGTATCAAACTTTCACCAAGTAACACTTTTTATGGAATGCATGACTCTAACCCTCAAGAAACTTTTGGTTATGCAATCAATGCTCTTAACCCCTTTGGACTTGCCTATCTTCACCTGATGGAACCGAACGAAGTCGATTTAGCAACCCGCGAAGTCATGAACCCAGTTACACCCTACTTTCGACAAATATTCCAAGGTACTTTGATTACTAATGGTGGCTATGATCGCCAAACAGGAGATAGCATTCTTACTAGTAGCAATGCAGATTTAGTTTCTTTTGGCAAGTTATATCTTGCTAATCCTGACTTACCAAAACGTTTAGAACTTAACGTACATTTTAACGCTCCAGATCCAAAGACATTTTATGCCCCTGATGCTACAGGATACACCGACTATCCCTTTTTAGAACTTCAGACAACTTGA
- a CDS encoding rubrerythrin family protein, producing the protein MDLSNFTTLQNLEAAFGGESMANRKYLFFAEVARQLGFTDLAKLFKETADQETEHAFAHFKLLHPELVVEDAAALTDEQKRQIVSRCLSLAIEGETYEYTTMYPEFAADAQRDRDNPAAEEFLKQVQESTDHANTFREAAHRFGLLKFIENYHADRYTEALEVLNGGQAATRVAGEEPKTRKWICRQCSMIYDPVAGDPDSGIAPGTPFEEIPEDWECPICGASKKTFKPFEEKVAA; encoded by the coding sequence ATGGATTTGTCCAACTTTACTACACTTCAAAACTTAGAAGCTGCTTTCGGTGGTGAATCGATGGCAAATCGTAAGTATCTGTTTTTCGCTGAGGTGGCACGTCAGCTTGGGTTTACAGACTTGGCGAAACTTTTTAAAGAAACAGCAGATCAAGAAACTGAACACGCTTTTGCACATTTTAAGTTACTACATCCAGAACTTGTGGTAGAAGATGCAGCTGCTTTAACTGATGAACAAAAGCGGCAAATTGTATCTCGCTGTTTATCTTTGGCAATTGAAGGCGAGACTTACGAATATACCACAATGTATCCAGAGTTTGCCGCAGATGCCCAACGCGATCGCGACAATCCCGCAGCTGAAGAATTTCTCAAACAAGTTCAAGAATCTACCGATCATGCCAACACATTTCGGGAAGCTGCACACCGTTTTGGCTTGTTAAAATTCATCGAAAATTATCACGCCGATCGCTACACTGAAGCCTTAGAAGTATTAAATGGTGGACAAGCAGCAACCAGGGTTGCTGGTGAAGAACCTAAAACTCGGAAATGGATTTGTAGACAATGCAGCATGATTTACGATCCCGTTGCTGGCGATCCTGATTCGGGAATTGCGCCTGGGACACCTTTTGAAGAAATTCCTGAAGACTGGGAATGTCCAATTTGCGGTGCTAGCAAAAAAACCTTTAAACCATTTGAGGAAAAAGTTGCAGCTTAA
- a CDS encoding MFS transporter encodes MHLPEDNSQSELQKPVYLELNFQIICAVVLIAVIGVSSVTPAFPKLAKDLNINPKNLGLLITAFTFPSLILGPIIGILADRLGRKIIIVPSLFIFGMAGTACAFARDFNLLLWLRLLQGIGAASLLSLSITLIGDLYTGDRRTTAMGYNASISSVGTSSYPIIGGALATMGWYYPFMLPILAIPLGLLVLFALKNPEPKGERNLKEYLSNAIKVLKNRQLFGIFIASAANFVFLYGAYVTYLPQLINDTFKAPPTIIGLLLSSVSVAITITSSQLGRLARRFPATTLISASYVFYALAMLIVPFVSNIWLLLIPSTIFGIGLGIGFPSSQTLLADLAPREYLATIISVNGTFYGLGQTLGPLLMGYAFGFGGISSVFYAATGFAVLIFFVFRYCTCR; translated from the coding sequence ATGCACTTACCAGAAGATAACAGCCAATCTGAACTACAGAAACCAGTTTATCTAGAGCTAAATTTTCAGATTATTTGTGCAGTTGTACTAATTGCTGTTATTGGAGTTTCTAGCGTGACTCCGGCTTTTCCTAAGTTAGCTAAAGATTTAAATATTAACCCGAAAAATTTGGGTTTGTTGATTACAGCATTTACATTCCCATCTCTGATTTTAGGGCCAATTATTGGTATTCTTGCCGATAGATTGGGCAGAAAGATAATTATTGTTCCTTCGCTATTTATATTTGGCATGGCTGGTACTGCTTGCGCCTTCGCCCGTGATTTTAATTTATTACTATGGTTGCGTTTGCTGCAAGGAATTGGTGCTGCTTCTTTGCTTTCTTTGAGTATCACCTTAATCGGCGATTTATACACAGGAGACAGACGGACTACGGCAATGGGTTACAATGCCAGTATCAGCAGTGTCGGCACATCAAGTTATCCAATAATCGGTGGTGCATTAGCTACAATGGGCTGGTATTATCCCTTCATGTTGCCGATATTAGCGATTCCTCTTGGGTTGTTGGTGTTGTTTGCACTTAAGAATCCCGAACCAAAAGGCGAGCGTAACCTCAAAGAGTATTTGAGCAATGCCATAAAAGTTCTGAAAAATCGTCAGCTATTTGGAATTTTTATTGCCAGTGCTGCTAACTTTGTTTTTCTTTACGGTGCTTATGTCACATATTTACCACAACTGATTAACGATACCTTTAAAGCGCCACCCACAATTATTGGATTGCTCCTTTCTAGTGTTTCCGTGGCAATTACGATTACATCTTCCCAGTTAGGTAGATTAGCGAGAAGATTTCCCGCCACAACTTTAATTAGTGCATCTTATGTTTTCTATGCATTAGCAATGTTAATAGTTCCCTTTGTGTCAAATATCTGGTTACTATTAATTCCAAGTACAATTTTTGGGATTGGACTTGGTATCGGTTTTCCTAGCAGCCAAACGCTTTTAGCAGATTTAGCACCAAGAGAATATTTGGCGACGATTATATCGGTAAACGGGACATTCTATGGATTAGGACAAACATTAGGCCCGTTATTGATGGGTTATGCCTTTGGTTTTGGCGGAATTAGTAGTGTGTTTTACGCCGCGACTGGTTTTGCAGTTTTGATATTTTTTGTGTTTAGGTATTGCACTTGTAGGTAA
- a CDS encoding TMEM175 family protein: MGKGRLEAFSDGVIAIIITIMVLEIKVPHGLDLAALRPLIPVFLSYVLSFIYIGIYWNNHHHLLQAVRQVNGRILWANLHLLFWLSLIPFVTGWMGENHFAPIPVALYGTVLLLNAIAYFILTRTLISYHGKDSTLAIAVGEDFKGKLSVVVYAVAIPLALMNSWFACALYASVAVIWLIPDRRIEKTLTP; encoded by the coding sequence ATGGGAAAAGGGAGATTAGAAGCATTCAGCGATGGGGTGATTGCCATCATCATCACCATCATGGTGCTGGAAATCAAAGTACCGCATGGGTTGGATTTAGCTGCGCTACGCCCACTAATCCCGGTATTTCTGAGCTATGTGTTGAGTTTTATTTATATCGGCATCTACTGGAACAATCACCATCACCTACTACAAGCAGTCCGACAGGTTAATGGGCGTATCCTTTGGGCCAATTTGCATCTGCTGTTTTGGTTGTCATTAATCCCCTTCGTCACTGGTTGGATGGGCGAGAATCACTTTGCTCCCATACCAGTTGCCCTTTATGGTACGGTGTTGTTGTTGAATGCGATCGCTTACTTTATTCTTACCCGCACCCTAATTTCTTACCACGGCAAGGATTCGACTCTAGCGATCGCAGTTGGTGAAGATTTCAAAGGAAAATTATCAGTAGTTGTCTATGCTGTAGCAATTCCACTTGCCTTAATGAACTCATGGTTTGCCTGTGCATTATACGCTTCAGTCGCAGTCATCTGGCTGATCCCCGATCGTCGCATTGAGAAAACCCTCACACCCTAA
- the hisS gene encoding histidine--tRNA ligase has product MAKGDKINFSTPSGFPEFLPSEKRLELYLLDIIRRVFESYGFTPIETPAVERLEVLQAKGNQGDNIIYGIDPILPPNRQAERDRSGETGSEARALKFDQTVPLAAYIARHLNELTFPFARYQTDVVFRGERAKDGRFRQFRQCDIDVVARRELSLLYDAQMPAIITEIFEAINIGDFLIRINNRKVLTGFFQSLGIAENQIKSCIGIVDTLEKIGESKVKQDLEKEEIAAEQSQKIIEFIKIDGSVDEVLDKLKHLAQNLPETEQLSLGVTELETVIAGVRNLGVAENRFCIDLSIARGLDYYTGTVYETTLLGHEALGSICSGGRYEELVGVFLGEKMPGVGISIGLTRLISRLLKAGILNTLAATPAQVMVVNMQEDLMPTYLKVSQHLRQAGINVITNFDKRPLGKQFQLADKQGIQFCVIIGSEEAAAQKSSLKDLKTGEQVEVLLENLAEEVKRRLK; this is encoded by the coding sequence ATGGCCAAAGGTGACAAAATAAACTTTTCTACCCCTAGCGGGTTTCCAGAATTTCTTCCTAGCGAAAAGCGTCTAGAATTATATTTGCTAGATATCATCCGTAGAGTTTTTGAAAGCTATGGATTTACGCCCATCGAAACACCTGCTGTAGAACGTTTAGAAGTGCTACAAGCTAAAGGAAATCAAGGCGATAATATCATTTATGGAATTGATCCTATATTGCCACCAAATCGACAAGCCGAGAGAGATAGATCGGGCGAAACAGGTTCGGAAGCAAGAGCTTTGAAGTTCGATCAAACAGTTCCTTTAGCGGCGTATATTGCCCGTCACCTGAATGAATTAACCTTTCCCTTTGCCCGCTACCAAACCGATGTAGTTTTTCGGGGAGAACGGGCAAAAGATGGGCGTTTTCGTCAGTTCCGTCAGTGTGATATTGATGTAGTTGCGCGTCGTGAACTCAGCTTGCTCTATGATGCTCAGATGCCTGCAATTATCACTGAAATATTTGAAGCAATTAATATTGGTGATTTTCTGATTCGCATCAATAACCGAAAAGTTCTTACTGGCTTCTTTCAATCATTGGGAATTGCTGAAAATCAAATTAAATCTTGTATTGGTATTGTTGATACTCTAGAAAAGATTGGTGAAAGTAAAGTCAAACAAGATTTAGAAAAAGAAGAAATTGCCGCAGAACAGTCACAAAAAATTATTGAGTTTATTAAAATTGACGGTTCCGTTGATGAAGTCTTAGATAAGCTCAAGCACCTCGCCCAAAATCTGCCAGAAACCGAGCAATTGAGTTTAGGAGTTACCGAATTAGAAACAGTAATTGCTGGGGTGCGTAATCTTGGAGTTGCCGAAAACCGTTTCTGTATTGATTTATCCATTGCCCGTGGTCTTGATTACTATACTGGCACAGTTTACGAAACAACTTTATTAGGACATGAAGCTTTAGGTAGTATTTGTTCTGGCGGGAGATATGAAGAATTAGTCGGGGTCTTTTTGGGCGAAAAAATGCCTGGTGTTGGTATTTCTATCGGCTTAACTCGTTTAATTAGTCGTTTGTTAAAAGCTGGTATTCTAAATACCTTAGCTGCTACACCAGCCCAAGTGATGGTAGTGAATATGCAAGAAGATTTAATGCCTACTTATTTAAAAGTTTCTCAACATCTGCGTCAGGCGGGAATTAATGTGATAACTAACTTTGATAAGCGTCCCTTGGGTAAACAATTTCAATTAGCAGACAAGCAAGGAATTCAATTTTGCGTAATTATTGGTTCTGAAGAAGCAGCAGCACAAAAGTCATCGCTCAAAGATTTGAAAACAGGCGAGCAAGTAGAAGTGCTACTAGAAAATTTAGCTGAGGAAGTTAAAAGAAGACTTAAGTAG
- a CDS encoding GIY-YIG nuclease family protein, translated as MTCEFGSIPARPGIYAIRHRTDGLLYIGKTKSLRGRFSGGHKAFLWAWLDKYNDEDVRIAVQLISHWENPTLLLELEAIILRATEPPYNVQIPTEG; from the coding sequence TTGACCTGTGAATTTGGCAGTATTCCGGCTCGTCCTGGCATCTATGCAATCAGGCACAGAACTGACGGATTGCTGTACATCGGTAAAACCAAAAGCTTGCGGGGGCGTTTCAGTGGTGGACACAAAGCTTTTTTGTGGGCGTGGCTCGATAAGTATAACGATGAAGATGTGCGAATCGCAGTGCAATTGATTTCACATTGGGAAAACCCTACGTTACTATTGGAGCTAGAAGCCATTATTTTAAGAGCTACCGAACCTCCTTACAACGTCCAAATTCCAACCGAAGGGTAG
- a CDS encoding transposase family protein, whose protein sequence is MNLIEAIQGVPDYRHARGIRHRLWIILTIVLLGSCTGYWGYKPLAEFTKNHRLSLIKLLDLSPDIQFPSASTFRNIMMSIDFQILAELFNVWAEKSLPINFKELFAIDGKCIKSTVTGGNQSYQNFVSIVSVFSL, encoded by the coding sequence ATGAATTTAATCGAAGCAATCCAAGGGGTTCCCGATTATCGACATGCTAGAGGTATTAGACATAGACTTTGGATAATACTAACTATAGTTTTGTTAGGTAGTTGTACAGGATATTGGGGGTATAAACCTTTAGCTGAGTTCACAAAAAATCATCGATTATCTCTAATCAAATTATTAGATTTATCTCCAGATATTCAATTTCCGTCAGCATCAACATTCAGAAATATTATGATGTCAATTGATTTTCAGATATTAGCTGAACTGTTTAACGTCTGGGCAGAAAAGAGTTTGCCAATTAATTTCAAAGAATTATTTGCCATCGATGGGAAATGTATTAAAAGTACTGTAACCGGGGGAAATCAATCCTATCAAAACTTTGTGAGTATCGTTTCAGTTTTCAGTTTATAG
- a CDS encoding aldehyde dehydrogenase family protein, with the protein MTKPIEVRNPRTGKFDYVIIPQPPRLVVQQCKRTRRAQVRWQKLGLEGRIEALQQWKDAIISGRDRLTEALVNDTGRLSASVLEIDSLLSSIDRWCRLAPELLQESAKNTAIPFIALQQTSVPYPLVGVISPWNFPLSLSTVDTIPALLAGCAVIVKPSEITPRFVAPLITALNTVPKLHEVLTFVEGAGATGSTLIENVDLVCFTGSVATGRKIAQGAAKQFIPAFLELGGKDPAIVLESANLELATSAILWASVANTGQSCLSIERIYVADSIFEKFYHQLVAKAHRLELAYPTVESGEIGPIVAERQAAIISDHLIDAVEKGAVIHCGGVIEDLGGGWWCRPTVLTQVNHSMKVMTEETFGPIMPIMPFSTVEEAVSLANDSIYGLSAAVFASEIEALEVAHQIDAGAISINDAGLTAIMHEGEKNAFKFSGMGGSRMGVAALKRFMRKKAILIKTNATNDPWWFGNGE; encoded by the coding sequence ATGACAAAACCAATAGAAGTCCGCAATCCCCGAACTGGAAAATTTGACTACGTAATTATCCCGCAGCCTCCAAGGTTGGTGGTACAGCAATGTAAGCGGACGCGTCGGGCACAAGTTCGCTGGCAGAAATTGGGCTTAGAGGGGAGAATTGAAGCTTTACAGCAGTGGAAAGATGCGATCATATCTGGACGCGATCGCCTCACGGAAGCATTGGTAAATGATACAGGAAGATTGTCAGCCTCGGTATTAGAAATAGACTCCTTACTCTCCAGCATTGATCGCTGGTGTCGGTTAGCACCGGAATTGCTGCAAGAATCGGCAAAAAATACAGCCATTCCCTTTATTGCCTTGCAACAAACATCTGTTCCTTATCCCTTAGTTGGGGTAATTAGCCCGTGGAATTTTCCGCTGTCACTGTCTACTGTTGATACCATTCCGGCATTGTTGGCAGGTTGTGCTGTCATTGTCAAACCCAGTGAAATCACTCCCCGCTTCGTAGCACCGCTGATTACAGCACTCAATACTGTTCCCAAATTGCACGAGGTATTAACTTTTGTGGAAGGAGCAGGTGCAACCGGATCTACTTTAATTGAAAATGTAGATTTGGTATGTTTTACAGGCAGTGTCGCCACAGGGAGAAAAATTGCACAGGGAGCTGCAAAACAGTTTATTCCAGCTTTTTTGGAATTAGGAGGAAAAGATCCTGCGATCGTTTTAGAATCAGCCAATTTAGAATTAGCAACCTCAGCAATCTTGTGGGCTTCCGTCGCCAACACCGGACAGTCATGCCTCTCAATTGAGCGAATTTACGTTGCAGACTCCATATTTGAAAAGTTTTACCATCAACTAGTAGCCAAAGCACATCGCCTTGAGCTAGCCTATCCCACAGTCGAAAGTGGAGAAATTGGCCCGATCGTTGCCGAAAGACAAGCAGCCATTATTAGCGATCATCTCATAGATGCAGTTGAAAAAGGAGCAGTAATTCACTGCGGCGGTGTCATCGAGGATTTAGGTGGGGGTTGGTGGTGTCGTCCAACAGTGCTTACCCAAGTTAATCATTCCATGAAAGTGATGACCGAAGAGACTTTCGGCCCCATTATGCCAATAATGCCCTTTTCTACAGTAGAGGAAGCGGTGTCTTTAGCAAATGATTCAATCTATGGATTAAGTGCTGCTGTATTTGCCTCGGAAATAGAAGCCTTAGAAGTTGCCCACCAGATAGATGCAGGTGCGATTAGTATCAATGATGCTGGACTCACCGCCATCATGCACGAGGGAGAGAAAAATGCCTTCAAATTCTCCGGTATGGGAGGTTCACGCATGGGTGTGGCGGCGCTGAAACGGTTTATGCGAAAAAAAGCTATTTTGATCAAAACTAACGCTACTAATGACCCTTGGTGGTTTGGGAATGGGGAGTGA
- a CDS encoding red chlorophyll catabolite reductase: MTQQPTDLDNKAVFEQLWEITKELRQKLEARFQLHPDPSVENLQQYSSLDGNMKGSLTAFSGEEIDWLVHSWLGNPEKSNFGTMRLTTWLKSHIQVPHLAFEFGTLPNIFFYIDYIPRTELLTDLASLDRYYEPVNETFLKLQQDSRLKVFTSKSAYIRLFQSPVSLCYTGAPTFETLELTRTLAHETLDRWLTWVDAAEPVPEDARETLAARDLALRRISAERDPGNKFAAQIFGSELTEKLVRSLWGGDRIL, translated from the coding sequence ATGACTCAGCAACCAACTGATTTAGACAATAAAGCTGTATTTGAGCAGTTGTGGGAGATTACAAAGGAACTCCGCCAAAAATTAGAGGCTCGTTTTCAGTTACATCCAGACCCTTCTGTAGAAAATTTACAGCAATACAGCAGTCTTGATGGCAACATGAAGGGTTCGCTAACCGCTTTTTCTGGGGAAGAAATTGACTGGCTAGTGCATTCGTGGTTGGGAAACCCGGAAAAATCAAACTTTGGGACTATGCGTCTCACTACTTGGTTGAAGTCCCATATTCAGGTTCCTCATTTGGCCTTCGAGTTTGGCACACTTCCAAATATTTTCTTTTATATAGATTACATTCCCCGAACTGAGCTTTTAACCGATTTGGCATCTCTAGATCGCTACTATGAGCCAGTTAATGAAACATTCTTAAAGTTACAGCAAGATTCGCGGCTCAAGGTATTTACTAGCAAAAGTGCGTATATTCGCCTATTTCAATCGCCTGTTAGCTTGTGTTACACAGGCGCACCTACTTTTGAAACTCTCGAACTAACTCGCACACTTGCACACGAAACACTTGATCGCTGGTTAACTTGGGTAGATGCAGCTGAACCTGTGCCAGAAGATGCACGAGAAACTTTAGCTGCTCGTGATTTAGCGCTCCGCCGTATCAGTGCTGAACGCGATCCAGGTAATAAATTTGCCGCACAGATATTTGGCTCCGAATTGACAGAGAAACTTGTGCGATCGCTCTGGGGTGGCGATCGCATTCTCTAA
- a CDS encoding ATP-binding protein, with protein sequence MHLPYKLRFASSQLITVTVLLTLLLFIPQIWLNLQAYYNFNSITKNEFKLQILSDGITYFDEVLTMSARMNAATGNTIWEQRYRQFEPKLDIAIKESIKLAPKAYKNEDTKKIDAANQRLVAMEYQSFDLVKKNQKETAQQLLFSREYETQKQIYADGVMKRKSNISLQLQQKVDEYYQSILWAISESIISLAMLIPAWLLVLHLLQQYLKAKKIAQAALEETNSRLEMQVAERTAKLKHKNVQLQNTLQELQHTQVQLIQTEKMSSLGQLVAGVAHEINNPVNFIYGNLMHIREYSQQLLTLIKLYQQQYSSEKSEITTLINEIDLEFIVDDMPKILSSMAVGTERIREIVLTLRNFSRLDEAEMKFVDIHEGINSTLLILQYRFKENHKQQEIAIIKDYGDLPLVECYAGGLNQVFMNILSNAIDALHQREVECLKRDIERQLNSIIIHTQVKNEEFVVISIKDNGLGITEKDQARLFDPFFTTKPIGKGTGLGLSISYEIIVEKHQGKIQCISLPGKGTEFIIEIPIKQTR encoded by the coding sequence ATGCACCTACCTTATAAACTGAGATTTGCTTCCTCTCAACTAATAACCGTCACAGTACTGCTTACTCTGCTCTTATTCATTCCTCAAATTTGGCTAAACTTGCAAGCATATTATAACTTCAATAGTATTACTAAAAATGAATTTAAACTTCAAATATTAAGTGATGGAATTACTTATTTTGATGAAGTACTAACCATGTCAGCCCGCATGAATGCTGCTACAGGAAACACTATTTGGGAACAACGATATCGCCAATTTGAACCTAAGCTTGATATTGCTATTAAAGAATCGATTAAACTAGCTCCTAAAGCATATAAAAATGAGGATACAAAGAAAATTGATGCTGCTAATCAGCGCCTAGTCGCAATGGAATATCAATCTTTTGATTTAGTTAAGAAAAATCAAAAAGAGACAGCACAACAACTACTTTTTAGCCGCGAATATGAAACTCAGAAGCAAATTTATGCTGATGGGGTGATGAAAAGAAAGTCTAATATATCGCTTCAATTACAGCAGAAAGTTGATGAATATTATCAAAGCATCCTATGGGCAATTTCGGAGTCTATTATAAGTTTAGCAATGCTGATTCCGGCATGGCTTTTAGTATTGCATTTATTACAGCAATACTTAAAAGCTAAAAAAATTGCTCAAGCCGCTTTAGAAGAAACAAATTCTCGATTGGAAATGCAAGTTGCGGAGAGAACGGCAAAATTAAAACATAAAAATGTTCAGCTACAAAATACACTGCAAGAATTGCAACACACTCAAGTACAACTTATTCAAACTGAAAAAATGTCTTCATTAGGTCAGCTAGTTGCTGGTGTTGCTCATGAAATCAATAATCCAGTTAATTTTATTTATGGTAATCTGATGCATATTAGAGAATATAGTCAGCAATTACTAACTTTAATTAAACTGTATCAGCAACAATATTCTAGTGAGAAATCAGAAATAACTACTTTAATTAATGAGATAGATTTAGAGTTTATTGTTGATGATATGCCGAAAATCTTATCATCAATGGCAGTTGGTACTGAACGTATTCGTGAAATTGTACTAACTTTGCGTAACTTCTCGCGCCTTGATGAAGCAGAAATGAAATTTGTTGATATTCATGAAGGAATTAATAGCACCCTATTAATTTTACAGTATCGTTTCAAAGAAAATCATAAACAGCAGGAAATTGCAATTATCAAAGATTATGGTGATTTACCTCTTGTTGAATGTTATGCAGGAGGATTAAATCAAGTATTTATGAATATTCTCAGTAACGCTATTGATGCTTTACATCAACGGGAAGTAGAGTGTTTAAAAAGAGATATTGAAAGACAGCTTAATTCTATTATTATTCATACTCAAGTTAAAAATGAAGAGTTTGTAGTTATTAGTATAAAAGATAATGGTTTAGGAATAACTGAAAAAGATCAAGCTAGATTATTTGACCCTTTCTTTACTACTAAACCTATAGGTAAAGGTACTGGTTTAGGATTATCTATTAGTTACGAGATTATAGTGGAAAAACATCAAGGAAAAATTCAGTGTATTTCTCTACCTGGTAAGGGTACAGAGTTTATCATTGAGATTCCTATCAAGCAGACACGTTAA